In Achromobacter pestifer, the DNA window GCCGCGCCCATGATCTTCGATCCGCTGACGCGCCTGCAATGTTGCCCGCCCACCTGCGGCGCGGCGGCGGCCATCCTGTGCTCGGACGAATTTGCGCGCCGCCATGGCCTGGCGCCCGCCGTCAGCATCGCCGCGCAGGCCATGACGACGGACATGCCATCCACCTTCGGCGCGGGCGACATGCGCAGGGTGGTGGGTTTTGATATGACGCGGGCCGCCGCCGACCAGGTCTATGAAGCGGCCGGCATCGGCCCCGACGATGTGGACGTGGTGGAGCTGCACGACTGCTTCACCGCCAACGAGCTGATCACCTACGAGGGCTTGCGGCTGACGCCAGAGGGCGGCGCAGAGAAGTTCATCCTGGAGGGCGACAACACCTACGGCGGCAAGGTCGTTACCAATCCGTCTGGCGGGCTGCTGTCCAAGGGCCACCCTCTGGGCGCGACAGGCCTGGCGCAGTGCGCCGAACTGGTGTGGCAGTTGCGCGGCCAGGCGGATCTGCGCCAGGTCGAGGGCGCCAGGCTGGCGCTGCAGCACAACCTGGGACTGGGCGGCGCCTGCGTGGTGACGCTGTACCAGGCCGCCTGAGGAGAACGCCATGCTGGACACCAGCCATATCGGCGCCGCCTTGCCGGCGTTCAACGCGACCGTGGAGGCAGGCCGCCTGCGCTTCTTCGCCAAGGCCACCGGCCAGGACGACCCGGTCTACACCGACGAGGCCGCCGCGCGCGCAGCCGGACACCCTGGACTGCCGGTGCCGCCGACCTTCTTCTTCTGCCTGGAGATGGACAGCCCGCGGCCCGCTGCCATGCGTGAACTGCTGGGCATCGACATTGCGCGGGTGCTGCACGGCGAACAGGGCTTCGTCTATCACGCCATGGCGCATGCAGGCGACGAATTGCGTTTCGAACCGCGCATCGCCGACATCTACGCCAAGAAGGGCGGCGCCTTGGAGTTCGTGGTGCGCGAAACCCGGGTGACCGACGCCGCCGGGCGCCTGGTCGCCGAACTGCGCGCGACCACCGTCGTGCGCAATGCCTGAGGAGACCGGGATGACTACGGCAATGAATCGCGACGCCAAGGCCGGCGACGAGCTGCCCGGCTTTACCGCCGGGCCGGTCAGCCGGCTGGGGTTGGCGCTGTACTGCGGTGCCTCGGGCGACCACAACCCGATACACGTGGACCTGGATTTCGCCCGCGCCGCGGGCATGGACGACGTATTCGCCCACGGCATGCTGTCGGGTGCCTATCTGGCCCGCCTGCTGACGAACTGGGCGCCGCAATCGGCGCTGCGCGAGTACGCCCTGCGCTTCGTGGCGATCACGCACGTGGGCGACGAGGTTCGTTGTTCCGGCAGCGTAGTGGAACGCTTTCACGCAAACGGAGAAACCCGGGTGCGGGTGGAACTGCATGCACGCAGCCAGACCGGAGAACTGCGCCTGAGCGGCGTGGCGGTGCTGGCGGTTCAGTAAACCAGAAACAGGAGAGAGCGATGGGCACATTGGAAGGCAAGGTGGCGCTGGTCTCGGGCGCGGGACGCGGCATCGGGCAGGAGATCGCGCTGAAGCTGGCGCGTGAAGGCGCCAGCGTGGTGGTGAACGACCTGGACGCGGGGCCGGCGGAAGAAACTGTCGCGCTGATCCGCAAGGCCGGCGGCCAGGCCCAGGCTTGCGCCGGCAGCGTGATCGAAGCGGGCTTCGCCGAACGTTTCGTCGGCATGGCCGTGAACACCTACGGCGGCCTGGACATCATCGTCAACAACGCCGGCTACACCTGGGACAACGTGATCCAGAAGATGACGGACGAACAATGGGACGCGATCCTGGCGGTGCACCTGTCCGCGCCGTTCCGCATCCTGCGCGCCGCGTCCGGCTTCATCCGCGTGGCGGCCAAGGCCGAAGCGGAGCAGGGCAAGGAAGTGTTCCGCAAGGTCGTGAATATCTCCTCCACTTCCGGCGTCATGGGCAATGCGGGCCAGGCGAACTACTCCGCCGCCAAGGCTGGCATCAATGGCCTGACGCGCGCCTTGGCCAAGGAATGGGGCCGCTACAAGGTCAACGTCAACAGCGTGGCCTTCGGGCTGATCAAGACGCGCCTGACCGAAGCGTCCGCCGACGGCGATGCCACGCTGGACATCGAAGGCCGGCAGATCAAGGTGGGGGTCAATCCGCAGGTCCTGAAGAACGCCGAAAGCCTGATCCCCATAGGCCGCGCCGGCACGCCGGCGGAAGCCGCGGGCGCGGTGTACCTGTTCTGCCTGCCCGAATCCAACTACGTCAGCGGCCAGGTCCTGGTCGTGGGCGGCGGCCGTCCTTGAGCGCAGGGGGAATCCAATGGATACGCCACGCCAAGGCTGGATGGACGCGGACCTGACGCTGTTTCAGGATTCGACACGGCGCCTCTTCGAGAAAGAGTTCGTGCCGGATGAAGAACGCTGGCGCAAGCAGCAGCACGCGGACCGCGAGGTCTGGGACAAGGCGGGCCGCCTGGGCCTGTTGTGCGTGAG includes these proteins:
- a CDS encoding MaoC family dehydratase N-terminal domain-containing protein, whose translation is MLDTSHIGAALPAFNATVEAGRLRFFAKATGQDDPVYTDEAAARAAGHPGLPVPPTFFFCLEMDSPRPAAMRELLGIDIARVLHGEQGFVYHAMAHAGDELRFEPRIADIYAKKGGALEFVVRETRVTDAAGRLVAELRATTVVRNA
- a CDS encoding SDR family NAD(P)-dependent oxidoreductase, producing MGTLEGKVALVSGAGRGIGQEIALKLAREGASVVVNDLDAGPAEETVALIRKAGGQAQACAGSVIEAGFAERFVGMAVNTYGGLDIIVNNAGYTWDNVIQKMTDEQWDAILAVHLSAPFRILRAASGFIRVAAKAEAEQGKEVFRKVVNISSTSGVMGNAGQANYSAAKAGINGLTRALAKEWGRYKVNVNSVAFGLIKTRLTEASADGDATLDIEGRQIKVGVNPQVLKNAESLIPIGRAGTPAEAAGAVYLFCLPESNYVSGQVLVVGGGRP
- a CDS encoding MaoC family dehydratase, translated to MTTAMNRDAKAGDELPGFTAGPVSRLGLALYCGASGDHNPIHVDLDFARAAGMDDVFAHGMLSGAYLARLLTNWAPQSALREYALRFVAITHVGDEVRCSGSVVERFHANGETRVRVELHARSQTGELRLSGVAVLAVQ